The Lachnospiraceae bacterium KM106-2 nucleotide sequence TGAGTTGAAAAAACGTGCAAAGCAGCCGGTTATTATGAAGCTTAGTCCTAATGTAACCGATATTACGGTTATGGCGAAAGCAGCAGAGGCAGGAGGCGCAGATGGATTATCTATGATCAATACTTTAACAGGAATGAAAATTGATATTCATAAACGTGCATTTGCACTTGCAAATAAGACAGGCGGTTTATCAGGTCCTGCAATCAAGCCAGTTGCAGTTCGAATGGTATATCAGGCTGCCAATGCAGTTAAAATTCCGATCATTGGAATGGGTGGAATCAGCAATTATGAAGATGCCATTGAATTTATGATGGCAGGTGCAACGGCTATTAGCGTAGGAACGGCTAATTTTAATAATCCATATGCAACGGTAGAGATCGTAGATGGAATTAAGAAATTTATGAAAGATAATAACATAGATGATATTAATAATATTATTGGATGTGTGAAATAATAGGAGGAAGAGAAATGGAACAGTATAAAAAAGAGTTTATTGAATTTATGATTGATTGTGATGTGTTAAAATTCGGAGATTTTGTGACAAAGAGTGGAAGAAAGACTCCTTTCTTCGTAAATACAGGTTTTTATCGTACTGGTGCTCAGCTTCGTAAGTTAGGTGAATATTATGCAAAAGCGATTGAAGCCAAATTTGGAATGGATTTTGATCTATTATTTGGTCCGGCCTATAAGGGAATCCCTTTAAGTGTTGCAACGAGTATGGCGATCAGCGAACATTATGGAAAAGATATTAAATATTGTTCCAATCGTAAAGAGGTAAAAGATCACGGTGATAAAGGTATTCTGCTTGGAAGCCCAATTACGGATCAGGATCGTATTATCATCATTGAAGATGTAACTACTGCGGGTACATCTATTGGTGAGACTATGCCTATTATCAAAGAGCAGGGAAATGCAAAGGTTATGGGGCTTGTAGTAAGCGTGGATCGTATGGAACGAGGAAAAGGTACGAAAAGTGCATTGTCAGAAATTGAAGAGAACTATGGTTTTGCAACCACAGCAATTGTTACTATGGCAGAAGTAGTTGAACATTTGTATAATAAGCCTTATAATGGTAAAGTAATCATTGATGACAAGCTAAAACAAGCAATTGATGCTTATTATGACCAATATGGCGTAAAATAATATGTGTAATGGAGGTATCATACATGGATGAGAAAGTATATAAAACGATGAAATCTACAGGAATAGTAAATATTGTCCTTGGTATTGTGACAATTGCATTTGCAATTGGTGCTGGAATCGTATTTATAGTGAATGGGGCACGCTTATTAAAGCATAAATCTAGAATTTTATTTTAAATCATATGTATGATCGACAGTCTAAAAGAGCACCACTTATGTGGTGCTCTTTTGCTTTTGAGAAGGGCTTGCAAGTTGTAACAGACAAGATACAAAATG carries:
- a CDS encoding dihydroorotate dehydrogenase, catalytic subunit translates to MNMKVKIAGVELNNPVMTASGTFGSGQEYGEFVDLNQLGAVVTKGVANIPWAGNPTPRIAETKSGMLNAIGLQNPGIDVFVERDIPYLQQYDSKIMVNVCGKTIEDYCEVVERLADQPVDLLEINISCPNVKEGGIAFGQDAKFVEKITYELKKRAKQPVIMKLSPNVTDITVMAKAAEAGGADGLSMINTLTGMKIDIHKRAFALANKTGGLSGPAIKPVAVRMVYQAANAVKIPIIGMGGISNYEDAIEFMMAGATAISVGTANFNNPYATVEIVDGIKKFMKDNNIDDINNIIGCVK
- a CDS encoding orotate phosphoribosyltransferase, with translation MEQYKKEFIEFMIDCDVLKFGDFVTKSGRKTPFFVNTGFYRTGAQLRKLGEYYAKAIEAKFGMDFDLLFGPAYKGIPLSVATSMAISEHYGKDIKYCSNRKEVKDHGDKGILLGSPITDQDRIIIIEDVTTAGTSIGETMPIIKEQGNAKVMGLVVSVDRMERGKGTKSALSEIEENYGFATTAIVTMAEVVEHLYNKPYNGKVIIDDKLKQAIDAYYDQYGVK